The following DNA comes from Azospirillum sp. TSA2s.
GCCCTGCGGTCAGAATATTGGTGTCGAGGACGGCTCTCTTCATGCGAGTGATTATAGGCGCGTATATCAAGCCAAGCAAACGATGTGAGATCCTATGGGATGTCCAACCGACGGCATCGGGCGAGGGTTGGCCGGCTACGCATCCCAGCAATGCCCCACCAATCCGTGTGACTTTTCACGCGCGCCCTTGACGTACGCCTCGCTTTGCCCACATAAGCCCTCACGAGACATCCGAACCCCAGCCGTCCGACGGCCGCCGCCAAGGCGCCTCCGGCCGGGTCCCTCCCACCCCCGAGATCCGCATCGACGAGCGATGCACGCCCGTCCGGCAGCGTCGAATGCCGGCTTATGTGAGACGTACGACAGAGGCATGACGTTTGATTCAAAGCGGCGCCGGATGGCGCCGAACAACCGCGCACGCAACCGCAACCCGCGTCCGCGTGACGATTTCGACGGCTCCCGCCCGGCGACCATTCCGGTCCATGGCGGCGGCCCCACCGGCCCGGTTCCGGGCAAGGATGAGATCCTGTTCCTTCCGCTGGGCGGCTGTTCCCGCATCGGCATGAACATGGCGCTCTACGGCCACGCCGGCAAATGGCTGATCGTCGACGCCGGCGTCGCCTTCATGGGCGACGAGGCGCCGGGCATCGACAGCCTGATGGCCGATCCGACCTTCATCGAAGAGCGGATGCAGGACGTCGTCGGCCTCGTGGTGACCCACGCCCACGAGGACCATATCGGCGCGATCCACCATCTGTGGCCGCGCCTGCGCTGCCCGATCTATGCCAGCCCCTTCGCCTCCCACATCATCCGGGACCGGCTGAAGGAAAAGGGCGCGCACCGCGCCGCCAAGGTGCAGACCTTCGAAATCGGCGACACGCTGACCATCGGTCCCTTCCGGATCGAGACCATCGCCGTCACCCATTCGATCCCGGAGCCGATGTCGCTGGCGATCCGCACGGCGGCCGGCACGGTCCTGCACACCGGCGACTGGAAGTTCGATCCCAACCCGCTGGTCGGCCGCAGCACCGATTTCGCCGCGCTGAAGCGCCTGGGCGACGAAGGGCTGCTCGCCATGATGTGCGACAGCACCAACGCCGACGTGCCCGGTTCCACCGGCTCCGAGGCCGACGCCCGCGCCGGCCTGATCGGCGCCTTCGCCGGCCGTTCCGGCGCCATCGCCGTGACCGGCTTCGCCTCCAACGTCGCCCGCATGACCGCGGTGGCGGAAGCGGCGGCGGCGGTCGGGCGCAAGGTGGTGCTGGTCGGCCGCTCCATGCTGCGCATGGAAAAAGCGGCGCAGGCCTGCGGCTACCTCGACCATGTGCCGGACTTCATGGATGTCCGCGAGGCCTCCTGGACCCCGCGCGAGAACCTCGTGTTCCTGTGCACCGGCAGCCAGGGCGAGGAGCGGGCGGCGCTGAGCCGTCTGGCCCGCAACGAGCACCGCGACCTCTGGCTGGAAGAGGGTGACACCGTCATCTTCTCCGCCCGCGCCATCCCCGGCAACGAGGAGGTGCTGGCCGACATCCACGCGCATCTGCGCGGCATGGGTGTCGAGATCGTCACCCCGGCCGATGCGCCGGTCCATGTCTCCGGCCACCCGAAGCGCGACGACCTCGCCCGCATGTATGGTCTGGTCCGCCCCCGCTTCGCCGTGCCGGTCCATGGCACCATCGAGCATATGGAAGCCCACGCCCGCCTCGCCCGCACTTGCGGCGTCGAACGCGCCCTGGTTCCGGAGGACGGCGACATCCTGCGCATCGCCAAGGAAGGCACCCGCGTCATCGGCCGGATCGAGCCGAGGCGCCTCGCCAACACCGGCCGCGACCTGATCCCCTGGATCCCGCCGGTGGCGGTGGACGCAGAGGAAGAGCGCGTCGCGGCCTGACCGCCGCCCCCGCCTCCCCTCTCCGAACGGACAAAAGCGAACGGGTCCTGTGGAACACTCCACAGGACCCGTTCGCTTTTTACGACACTGGAACCGTCATTCGGCCGGAGTGGCGACCATCGGAACCTCGATGGCGCGGGCCTGCAGCAGTTCCTTCCACTTGCGGAAGGCGGCGATCAGGATGATGAAGCCCAACACCAGCATGATGATCGAGATGCCGGCGTTAAAGGGGTTGTAGCCCTTGGCGGCCTTGTTCAGATAAACGTTGGCGATCATCCAGTAGCCGGCGACGTTCACCGTCACGAACAGGTAGGCCAGCGGGACCAGGCAGGTCAGCATGTAGATCCGCTTCTGGGCCAGCCGCAGGATGATGGTGGCGCCGATGATGAGGCCGACCGAGGCCATCAGCTGGTTCGACACGCCGAACAGGGCCCAGACCGAGTTGATGTCGCCCGACGTCAGCAGATACCCCCAGGCCACGCAGGCGATGACGCTGGCGATGATCGAACCGGGAACCCAGTCCAGCCGCTTCATCGGGGCATAGATGTCGCCCAGCAGGTCCTGGATCAGGTAACGGGCGACGCGGGTGCCGCTGTCCACGGCGGTCAGGATGAACACCGCCTCGAACATCACGACGAACTGGAAGAAGTAGGAGGCGAGGCTGTTGAACCACGGCACGCGGGTGAAGATCTCGGTCATGCCGACCGCCAGGGTCACCGCACCGCCGGTCCGGCCATAGAGGTCGAGACCGATCTCATTGCTCAGCCGCGGCAGGTCGACGACATCCATGCCCAGGGCCTTGAAGGCGGCCGGCGCGGAGTTGATGGCGAAGTAATCGGCCGGATGCAGCGAGGTCGCGGCGATCAGCGCCATGACGCCGACCAGGCATTCCGCCAGCATGCCGCCGAAGGCCACCGGACGGATGTCGCTCCATTTGTCGATCAGCTTGGGCGTGGTGCCCGACCCGATGAAGGCATGGAAGCCGGAGATGGCGCCGCAGGCGATGGTGATCGAGATGAAGGGCCAGACCGGGCCGTTCAGCACCGGGCCGCCGCCATGGATGAAGTCGGTCAGGGCGGGGAAGCGGATCTCCGGGTTGATGAAGACGACGCCGACGACCAGCGCGCCGAACACCCCGACCTTCATGAAGCTGGACAGGTAACCGCGCGGGGTCAGCAGCAGCCACACCGGCAGCGCCGTGGCGAAGAAGGCGTAGATTGGCAGGATGACGGCGACCGTTTCGGCATGCAGCGTCAGCCATTCGCCCAGCAGCGTGCCCTGGATGTAGGGGCCGGCGAAGACGGACGCGGCGATGGCGGCGATGCCGACCTGGGTGGCGCCCTTGGACGAGCCGGTGATCTTCTCGTAGAGGCCCAGCGCGATGGCGATCGGGATCGTCATGAACACCGCGAAGGCGCCCCAGGCGTTGCGTTCCAGCGCATGGACGACGACCATCGACAGGCCGGCCATGGTGATGGTGATGATGAACAGCATCGCCAGACCGGTGCACCAGCCGGCCACCGGGCCAAGCTCGGCCTTGGCGACCTCGGACAGCGACTGTCCCTTGTGCTTCATCGAGGCGAACAGCACGACGGTGTCGTGCACCGCGCCACCGATCACGCAGCCGATCAGCAGCCACAGGAAGCTCGGCAGATAGCCGAACTGAGCGGCCAGAACCGGACCGACCAGCGGGCCGGCGGCGGCGATGGCGGCGAAATGCTGCCCGGCATTCACCCACTTCTTGGTGGGCACATAGTTACGGCCGTCTGCCAGCATGTGGGACGGGGTGACTTCCGAATCGTCGGCACGGAGAACCTTGCGCACGAAGAACACGCCGTAGAAGCGGTAGCAGAGCGCAAGAATGCAGAGTGTCGCGATCACAAAGGTTAGGGCGTGATCCATGACGGCTCTCCTGAAAAGGATATGCCGCCGGTGTACGCCGTCCCTTTATGCCCGTGGGGTGGAATGCCGCGAGCGGCAGCCGGGAGGTGCTAAGCGGCAGCCGGCGGGGGGCGAGCGGCGGCGCTCAAGCCCCCTCCCGCGGCTCCTTTGCCGCCGCTCACTTGCCGCCGGTAACGTCGAGGAAGGTGCCGGTGATGAAGGACGCCTCGGCGCTCGCCAACCACAGGATCGCCCGCGCGACCTCCTCGGGCTGGCCGCCTCTTCCCATCGGGATCGACTCCTTGACGCGGTCCACCCGTCCCGGCTCCCCGCCGCTCGCATGCATGTCGGTGTAGATGTGTCCGGGGCGGATGCAGTTGACGCGGATGCCGTCCCGCGCGACCTCCTTGGCGAAGCCGATGGTGAAGGTCTCCAGGGCGCCCTTGGAGGCGGCATAGTCGACATACTCGTTCGGGCTGCCGAGCCGGGCCGATGCCGACGAGATGTTGATGACCACGCCGCCCCGGCCGTTGTGGCGGTGTGACATGCGCTTCGCCGCCTGCTGCGCGCAGAGGATTGGACCGATCGCGTTGACCGCGAAGATGCGCTGCATCCGCTCGAAGTCGAGATCCTCGGTCCGGCACTGCCGCGCGAGCACCGCGGCATTGTTGACCAGGACGTCGATCCGGCCGAACTCCCGGTCGATTTCGGCGAACAGCGCGGCGACCTGGGCCGGATCCGCGCTGTCGGCGCGCACGGCCAAGGCCCGGCGCCCCAAGGCTTCGACATCCGCCACCACGGCACGGGCGGCGGCCTCGTCGGCGACGAAGCTGATCGCGACATCGTAGCCCTGGGCTGCGGCAAGCCTTGCGGTCGCGGCGCCGACGCCACGCCCCCCGCCCGTTACCAGAATCAGCGGCGTTTCAGAGACGGTGGTCATTGAGACGATCTCCATATGGCGGTGGAACGGTCACGCGGAGCGCGGCAGGCCGGGCTTCCCATGCGGCTCCGCGGCGGCGGCGCCCAGATGGGGCCTCAGCATCAGGACAAGCGGAACGATCAGGGCGGCGGTCGCCGCCGAGGCCAGCACGCCGGTCGTCTGGCTGCTGTGATCGGCGATTGCGCCATAGAGGATCGGGGCCAGACCGCCGGACCCGATGACGCTGGTGTAGAAGACCGCGAAGGCCCGGCCGGTGTCGCCGTTGGAAAGCTCCGGCACCGTGCCGTAGAGCACCGAAGAGGTGCCGTTGAGCACGACGCCGAGCAGCGGCAGCAGAATGAGCGTCGGCGTCAGCGAGGTGAACAGCGTCGCCGCGATCAGCAGGGCCGTGGCGGCTTCGGTCGCCATGACGCTGCCGACGACCCCCAGCCGCTCCCCGAGCAGGCCGCATGTCGCCTTTCCCAGCGCGCCGCCGATGAACAGCAGGGCGAGGGCGAGGCCAACCGTCGCCGAGTCCCCGCCCTGGCCCTGGATAAGGAAGGGCAGAAACAGCAGATAGCCCATGCGGGTCGCCGTATCGAGCGCACCGATCACCGTCAGTATGCCGAAGCCGCCGCGGCCGCGACCCGCCGTGGTCCCGGTCTTTGCGGCCCTCACGATGGGAACCGCCGGCGCCAGCGGCAGCAGGGCGAGCGACAGGGCGATGCCGATCACCGCCATCAGCACCAGCACCGGTTGCCAGCCGAACGTCGGCAGCAGCACCGCGACGAGCGCCGGCAACGCCGCTTTCCCGAGGTCGCCTGAAAAATTGTAAATGCCGAGCGGATGCCGTGATGCCGAACCGTAACTGACGGTGACGAGCATCGACCCGCAGGGGTGCTGGATGCTCGATCCGATGCCGGCGACGACGAGGCCGACGCACAGCCCCGGCAAGCCGAACGGCAACGCCATGATCAGCAAGCCCGTCGCCGCGAGTATTGTCGACAGGATCAGCGCCGCCCGCGGCGACAGGCCGCGAAGAGCCCGGTCGGCCGGGATTTGCAGTCCCCCCATAGTTCCGGAGTAAAGGGCGCGGATGATGGCAAGCATCGCATAGGAAAGGCCGAACTGCGCCTGCCAGACCGGCAGGAAGACATAGAGCGCGTCGGTGTATCCATCATGCAACGCATGGGCAAGGCACGCGCCCGTCAGGCTTTTCTTCTTCTCTGTCCACCAATGTCTCGGATTCATCTTCAATG
Coding sequences within:
- a CDS encoding ribonuclease J; this encodes MTFDSKRRRMAPNNRARNRNPRPRDDFDGSRPATIPVHGGGPTGPVPGKDEILFLPLGGCSRIGMNMALYGHAGKWLIVDAGVAFMGDEAPGIDSLMADPTFIEERMQDVVGLVVTHAHEDHIGAIHHLWPRLRCPIYASPFASHIIRDRLKEKGAHRAAKVQTFEIGDTLTIGPFRIETIAVTHSIPEPMSLAIRTAAGTVLHTGDWKFDPNPLVGRSTDFAALKRLGDEGLLAMMCDSTNADVPGSTGSEADARAGLIGAFAGRSGAIAVTGFASNVARMTAVAEAAAAVGRKVVLVGRSMLRMEKAAQACGYLDHVPDFMDVREASWTPRENLVFLCTGSQGEERAALSRLARNEHRDLWLEEGDTVIFSARAIPGNEEVLADIHAHLRGMGVEIVTPADAPVHVSGHPKRDDLARMYGLVRPRFAVPVHGTIEHMEAHARLARTCGVERALVPEDGDILRIAKEGTRVIGRIEPRRLANTGRDLIPWIPPVAVDAEEERVAA
- a CDS encoding carbon starvation protein A: MDHALTFVIATLCILALCYRFYGVFFVRKVLRADDSEVTPSHMLADGRNYVPTKKWVNAGQHFAAIAAAGPLVGPVLAAQFGYLPSFLWLLIGCVIGGAVHDTVVLFASMKHKGQSLSEVAKAELGPVAGWCTGLAMLFIITITMAGLSMVVVHALERNAWGAFAVFMTIPIAIALGLYEKITGSSKGATQVGIAAIAASVFAGPYIQGTLLGEWLTLHAETVAVILPIYAFFATALPVWLLLTPRGYLSSFMKVGVFGALVVGVVFINPEIRFPALTDFIHGGGPVLNGPVWPFISITIACGAISGFHAFIGSGTTPKLIDKWSDIRPVAFGGMLAECLVGVMALIAATSLHPADYFAINSAPAAFKALGMDVVDLPRLSNEIGLDLYGRTGGAVTLAVGMTEIFTRVPWFNSLASYFFQFVVMFEAVFILTAVDSGTRVARYLIQDLLGDIYAPMKRLDWVPGSIIASVIACVAWGYLLTSGDINSVWALFGVSNQLMASVGLIIGATIILRLAQKRIYMLTCLVPLAYLFVTVNVAGYWMIANVYLNKAAKGYNPFNAGISIIMLVLGFIILIAAFRKWKELLQARAIEVPMVATPAE
- a CDS encoding SDR family oxidoreductase; protein product: MTTVSETPLILVTGGGRGVGAATARLAAAQGYDVAISFVADEAAARAVVADVEALGRRALAVRADSADPAQVAALFAEIDREFGRIDVLVNNAAVLARQCRTEDLDFERMQRIFAVNAIGPILCAQQAAKRMSHRHNGRGGVVINISSASARLGSPNEYVDYAASKGALETFTIGFAKEVARDGIRVNCIRPGHIYTDMHASGGEPGRVDRVKESIPMGRGGQPEEVARAILWLASAEASFITGTFLDVTGGK
- a CDS encoding MFS transporter, which gives rise to MNPRHWWTEKKKSLTGACLAHALHDGYTDALYVFLPVWQAQFGLSYAMLAIIRALYSGTMGGLQIPADRALRGLSPRAALILSTILAATGLLIMALPFGLPGLCVGLVVAGIGSSIQHPCGSMLVTVSYGSASRHPLGIYNFSGDLGKAALPALVAVLLPTFGWQPVLVLMAVIGIALSLALLPLAPAVPIVRAAKTGTTAGRGRGGFGILTVIGALDTATRMGYLLFLPFLIQGQGGDSATVGLALALLFIGGALGKATCGLLGERLGVVGSVMATEAATALLIAATLFTSLTPTLILLPLLGVVLNGTSSVLYGTVPELSNGDTGRAFAVFYTSVIGSGGLAPILYGAIADHSSQTTGVLASAATAALIVPLVLMLRPHLGAAAAEPHGKPGLPRSA